Within the Acidipropionibacterium acidipropionici genome, the region GACGCCGTGGCGGTGCGCGCCGAGGACGGCCGGTCGGTGACCGGCACCGACATCTCGGCCTTCATCTCCGACCTGCCCTCGGGCACCCGCACGGAACGCTTCTCCACCACCAACGCGTCGGGATCCACCTCCCAGGCCGCCAACCTGGCCGAGGCGGTGGAGGCCGGCGCCTCGGCGCTGCTGATCGACGAGGACACCTCGGCCACCAATTTCATGATCCGTGATGAGCGGATGCGCCGGCTCATCCCCGCCGACAGGGAGCCCATCACACCGTTCGTGGACCGGGTCCGCCCGCTGCGTCGCGAACGCGGCGTCTCCACCGTGCTCGTCGCGGGCGGATCGGGCGCGTTCTTCGACGTCGCCGACCACGTCATCGCGATGGAGCACTACCTCCCCCGCGACGTCACCGCAAGAGCACGCGAGATCGCCGGCATCGATGCTCCCGTGGAGACGCAGAAGACGGTATTCGGGCCGGCCCCCGGGCGAATCCCCGCCCGGGGCTGCCTGCCGCCCGCCGGACGACGCCGCCCGGCCCGGGCGCGCGGGCTGGGCACGATCCAGATCGACCGCCAGACCATCGACCTGGCGGCGCTGAGCCAGTTGCTCGACCCGGCCCAGACCGCCGCGATCGCCAGAGCACTCGATCGGATCTCCGAGATGCTCGACGGCACGATCGGCATCGTCGAGGCGACCGCGAGCATTGATGAATTGATCGACGCCGAAGGGCTGGACGCGCTCTCTGGCTTCCGGGGGCATCCCGGATTCCTGGCGCGGCCACGGATCTTCGAGATCGCCGCCGCCCTCAACCGGTACCGGGATCTGCGGCTGCGCTGACCCCCTGTCTGGCGAGACGCTTGTGCAACCCCGGTGCCCGTGCAACCGTGAGAGGACAGCTGGAACCACGACACCGACGCAGGAGGAACACCATGAGCGATGAGCAGAGCCCCTTCGACAAGATCGCAGGCAAGGCCAAGCAGGCCGCTGGCAAGGTGAGCGGCGACAAGGATCTTGAGGCCGAGGGCAAGGTGCAGGAGACCGAGGGCAAGCTGCGCGAGGTGGCCGAGGACGCCAAGGCCACCCTCGGCGCGGTCGCGGACCGGGTCAAGGGCTCGGTCGACGAGCAGAAGGACTGAGAAGCAGACACCCGACGGGCTCCGGCGACCCAGGGTCGCCGGAGCCGTTCTCACACCCGCAGTCTCTTGGCCAGCTCGTGTCCCATCTCACGGCGCTGGGTGAGGATCTGGACCACGAGAGCCAGACCGCTCACCCCGATGCAGATGGCTGAGGCGATCGGATTCGTCGTCCACCCGAAGATCAGGAAGAGGATCGGCACCAGCCCCAGAAGCACCGTGAGCCCGGCGTAGACCGTGTAGTCGCCGACCTCCATCCGCATCATCCGTACCGCGATGAGCAGGGCGATGATCGAGAATCCGCACACGATCGGGATGACGTAGGTCACCGACCAGCCGTGCCACCCCGACAGATAGTCCCAGTAGGCGCACACCAGCCCCACCAGGGCCACCAGGTACACAGTCCCCTTGGCGATATTGCGGCGCTTGCGGACCGCCATCACCACCACCAGCCACATCGCCGCGATCCCCAGCCAGATCGAGCG harbors:
- a CDS encoding CsbD family protein, with translation MSDEQSPFDKIAGKAKQAAGKVSGDKDLEAEGKVQETEGKLREVAEDAKATLGAVADRVKGSVDEQKD
- a CDS encoding DUF6320 domain-containing protein is translated as MRNCPKCGVEIEGEWARCPLCGAITEGTSSDSPLPTVALRFSRKRLVRVLFLTSVVVILASFGLQLAFRRDADVGVLRSIWLGIAAMWLVVVMAVRKRRNIAKGTVYLVALVGLVCAYWDYLSGWHGWSVTYVIPIVCGFSIIALLIAVRMMRMEVGDYTVYAGLTVLLGLVPILFLIFGWTTNPIASAICIGVSGLALVVQILTQRREMGHELAKRLRV
- a CDS encoding ABC-ATPase domain-containing protein; translation: MRDVNDLEDLLHSIDGRGYGGYKRLTGAFALPGCRVAVDHVQADPYAPPSLVRVMVDAVRAGLPDDLVDDRAGRIATADFLTRGLVDALRSHRDVSIGQVGQEVLERTHMVIGSEQIEARLQVQLPAAGRRVKGRQAFGILSEDLPEVADLLLHRNLDAEALESHVALYRDQEALRGRLAELGLVAFVADGSILPRRSGDSDLPLDDAVPFTSPESLRVDVELPSGRRLTGMGVPEGVTVIVGGGYHGKSTLLRALERGVGAHIGGDGREWIITRPDAVAVRAEDGRSVTGTDISAFISDLPSGTRTERFSTTNASGSTSQAANLAEAVEAGASALLIDEDTSATNFMIRDERMRRLIPADREPITPFVDRVRPLRRERGVSTVLVAGGSGAFFDVADHVIAMEHYLPRDVTARAREIAGIDAPVETQKTVFGPAPGRIPARGCLPPAGRRRPARARGLGTIQIDRQTIDLAALSQLLDPAQTAAIARALDRISEMLDGTIGIVEATASIDELIDAEGLDALSGFRGHPGFLARPRIFEIAAALNRYRDLRLR